The proteins below come from a single Halobacillus salinarum genomic window:
- a CDS encoding glycosyltransferase family 4 protein: MEYKALLICFILSVIITPIVKKLAIKIGATDKPDARKVHKVLMPRLGGLAIFISFFVGFIFFFPESKYALPIIIGAGIIILTGVLDDLIELSPKLKLGGQLLAALVVVLGGVQVDFINLPFGGTIEFGLLSIPITIIWIIAITNAINLIDGLDGLAAGVSAIALLTISGMAITMGNIFVVFMGFMMLGSTLGFLIYNFYPAKIFMGDTGSLFLGFMIGVLSLLGFKNVTLFSFIIPVIILGVPISDTIFAIVRRTIQRKPLSAPDKSHLHHCLINLGYTHPETVLMIYAMSALFSLAAVIFSQTTLFGASFVILFLIIMIELIVEMTGLIGKEYRPILNLIKDYRTKR; encoded by the coding sequence ATGGAATATAAGGCCTTGTTAATCTGCTTTATATTATCAGTGATTATCACACCTATCGTAAAAAAACTTGCAATAAAAATTGGTGCTACAGATAAACCGGATGCTCGAAAAGTTCATAAAGTACTAATGCCGCGGCTAGGCGGTTTGGCAATCTTTATCAGCTTTTTTGTAGGATTTATCTTCTTTTTTCCAGAAAGTAAGTACGCCTTGCCAATCATCATTGGTGCAGGAATAATTATATTAACTGGAGTCCTGGATGATTTAATTGAATTGTCGCCAAAATTGAAATTGGGTGGACAACTTCTTGCGGCACTTGTTGTCGTATTAGGCGGAGTACAAGTTGATTTCATTAATTTGCCATTTGGAGGTACCATTGAATTTGGATTACTTAGTATTCCAATTACCATCATTTGGATTATAGCTATCACCAATGCGATTAATTTGATCGACGGACTTGATGGATTGGCAGCTGGTGTCTCGGCGATAGCACTGCTGACGATTTCCGGTATGGCCATTACAATGGGCAACATCTTTGTCGTCTTTATGGGCTTCATGATGTTAGGAAGCACGTTAGGATTTCTTATTTACAATTTCTACCCTGCTAAAATTTTCATGGGTGATACAGGATCCTTATTTTTAGGGTTTATGATCGGTGTTCTCTCCTTGCTCGGGTTCAAGAATGTAACTTTATTTTCATTCATTATCCCGGTAATTATTCTTGGAGTACCCATTTCGGACACGATCTTTGCCATTGTAAGAAGAACCATTCAACGCAAACCGTTGTCTGCACCTGATAAATCACATTTGCACCATTGTTTAATTAACTTAGGTTATACTCACCCGGAAACGGTTTTAATGATTTATGCAATGAGTGCATTATTCAGCCTGGCAGCCGTTATTTTCTCCCAAACGACGTTGTTTGGCGCTTCGTTCGTGATCCTTTTCCTAATCATCATGATCGAATTGATAGTAGAAATGACCGGTTTAATTGGGAAAGAGTATCGACCAATATTAAATCTTATTAAAGATTACCGTACAAAAAGGTAA
- a CDS encoding LCP family protein, protein MRHKWKFIITAIGILFLFGAGSALGYTAFLTNKAEKVTKQSQMELERGERSEKRENIVNPEVDNTSILFVGIDSSEKRNSDGEANSRSDALVLATFNNDKESVKMLNIPRDSYVYIPEVGYKDKITHAHAFGGINATVNTVETMLDVPVDYYVRLDFNSFVDVVNALGGIEFNVPFRMEEQNSRDKKDTIVLDQGKQTLNGEEALALARTRKYDSDLARGQRQMELIQAIVKKASSLHSIGNYGEVIDSLGKHMKTNLSFEQLTTFKDYVVHKEAVEFETMQLEGEPQTINGVWYYSVDHTSLEKSKYSLKHHLGINVSNQTEMADDTEKDASDSM, encoded by the coding sequence ATGAGACATAAGTGGAAATTCATTATTACAGCAATCGGCATCTTGTTCCTCTTCGGAGCAGGTTCTGCATTGGGTTATACAGCCTTCTTAACAAATAAAGCTGAAAAGGTAACCAAGCAATCCCAAATGGAATTAGAACGTGGTGAACGTTCCGAAAAACGGGAAAATATAGTAAACCCTGAAGTGGATAATACCTCTATTTTGTTTGTCGGGATTGACAGCAGTGAAAAAAGAAATTCAGATGGGGAAGCTAATTCGCGTTCCGATGCCCTCGTTTTAGCTACGTTTAATAACGACAAAGAATCCGTCAAAATGCTAAATATCCCACGTGACTCCTATGTTTACATTCCAGAGGTCGGCTATAAAGATAAGATTACTCATGCGCACGCCTTTGGCGGCATTAACGCTACCGTAAATACTGTAGAGACTATGCTTGATGTCCCTGTTGATTATTATGTGCGTTTAGACTTTAACTCATTCGTGGACGTCGTGAATGCTTTAGGCGGAATCGAGTTCAATGTACCTTTCCGAATGGAAGAGCAGAACAGTCGTGATAAGAAGGACACTATAGTTCTTGACCAGGGAAAACAGACATTAAATGGGGAGGAAGCCCTTGCTCTTGCCAGAACAAGAAAATATGATAGTGATCTCGCTCGCGGGCAACGGCAGATGGAATTAATTCAGGCCATTGTCAAAAAAGCCTCTTCCTTACATTCAATTGGAAACTATGGAGAGGTCATTGATTCACTAGGAAAACATATGAAGACCAATTTATCTTTTGAACAGTTGACCACTTTTAAAGATTATGTGGTTCATAAGGAAGCTGTAGAATTTGAAACCATGCAGTTAGAAGGAGAACCACAAACGATTAATGGAGTATGGTATTACTCTGTGGATCATACAAGTTTGGAAAAGTCGAAATACTCCTTGAAGCATCACCTTGGCATAAATGTTTCCAATCAAACTGAAATGGCTGATGATACAGAAAAAGACGCATCGGATTCCATGTAA
- a CDS encoding S8 family serine peptidase — protein sequence MASSLWRRSIIVGLLCMIAMIALFSWDFPVKAQSGEKQRIIVQYKDDEDGKIEIQSNGDSKPLNKEGAYILEVPKKEASKRIAELKKEADVKYAEMDPRVYAFGEVSDDPLSGKQAHVFQDIHLADDWKLTSPANDVTVAVIDSGADLDHPDLKAHLTKGYNVLDPSKPPEDQLGHGTHIAGMVGAGTFNGIGVSSISKGAEIMPIKVLNGKEGNMSDVAQGIDYAVEHGADIINLSLGGYDISKYLQDAVQRAEDNGVLVVAAAGNDNFDKSTYPAAFSSVLSVASTITGATTRADFSNYGDYINVAAPGTDIYSTYLDGKYDYMDGTSMSTSLVTSLAASLLEKAPYLTSEQISYLIQSGADSLDSHSQLGKGRIDASDASQLIEKNKRIAGRDSVATSLEISKNGWDSLEETSYSANQQTYHGKFAVMATADRFPDSLAATPLANKLGSPILLVSHNKVTDEHIEELKRLNVEYVVLVGGEGALSAEVKDKLIKNDIETIRVAGTSRYKTSLAINKTLGLDSSKAIVVTGQNFPDAVSVAAYAENAGMPIIYVKKNQVPEEVKNYLQLADITSAQVVGGPGAISEQTVNQLGIQTSRVNGTNRYETSFQVMKHFAPNKQGVFFATGEKYNDALTGAALAGKRNEKVLLVKPDHLDKAMDSRLSYLQKLGITDYRILGGPGAISMKTAWHIDQRLNN from the coding sequence ATGGCAAGCAGTCTATGGAGAAGATCTATAATCGTCGGTCTCCTATGTATGATAGCGATGATAGCTTTATTCAGCTGGGATTTTCCTGTAAAGGCCCAATCCGGTGAGAAACAAAGAATTATTGTCCAATATAAAGATGACGAAGACGGAAAGATTGAAATCCAAAGTAATGGAGATTCGAAACCCCTTAACAAAGAGGGTGCCTACATACTTGAGGTTCCAAAAAAGGAAGCCTCCAAAAGAATCGCAGAGCTGAAAAAGGAAGCCGATGTGAAATATGCCGAGATGGACCCTCGTGTTTATGCGTTTGGCGAAGTATCCGACGACCCGTTGTCTGGTAAGCAGGCACATGTTTTTCAAGATATTCATTTAGCGGACGATTGGAAGTTAACCTCGCCGGCAAATGATGTGACCGTGGCAGTTATTGACTCGGGAGCTGACTTAGATCATCCGGATCTTAAAGCTCATTTAACGAAAGGCTACAATGTACTTGACCCAAGCAAACCTCCAGAGGACCAATTAGGTCATGGAACCCATATTGCCGGCATGGTAGGCGCAGGAACCTTTAATGGAATTGGTGTATCTTCCATTTCAAAAGGAGCAGAAATCATGCCGATAAAGGTCTTAAATGGAAAAGAAGGGAATATGTCAGATGTTGCCCAAGGGATTGATTACGCTGTTGAGCATGGAGCGGATATTATTAATTTAAGCCTTGGAGGTTATGACATATCTAAATATCTACAGGATGCTGTTCAACGAGCCGAGGATAATGGAGTACTCGTTGTGGCTGCCGCTGGCAATGATAATTTTGATAAATCCACCTATCCGGCAGCATTTTCCTCTGTCCTTTCTGTAGCTTCGACAATTACAGGAGCAACTACGAGAGCAGATTTTTCTAATTATGGAGATTACATAAATGTGGCGGCGCCGGGTACCGACATTTACAGTACATACTTGGATGGGAAGTATGATTATATGGATGGGACAAGCATGTCCACTTCGCTTGTTACTTCCTTGGCAGCCAGCCTGCTGGAAAAAGCGCCTTATTTAACAAGTGAGCAAATCAGTTATCTTATCCAGTCCGGAGCAGATTCATTAGACTCCCACTCTCAGCTTGGCAAAGGAAGAATCGATGCGTCAGATGCCAGCCAATTGATAGAAAAAAATAAAAGAATTGCCGGGCGGGACTCTGTCGCAACTTCCCTCGAAATTTCAAAAAATGGCTGGGATTCTTTAGAGGAGACGAGTTATTCGGCTAACCAACAGACTTATCACGGAAAATTTGCTGTTATGGCAACAGCAGACCGTTTTCCTGACAGCCTGGCAGCAACTCCGTTAGCTAATAAGCTTGGATCTCCGATTCTGCTTGTCAGCCACAATAAGGTAACAGACGAACACATAGAGGAATTAAAGCGATTAAATGTGGAGTACGTTGTATTAGTTGGAGGAGAAGGTGCTCTATCTGCAGAAGTAAAGGACAAATTAATTAAAAATGATATAGAAACCATACGGGTCGCGGGGACAAGCCGCTATAAGACTTCACTCGCCATCAATAAAACATTAGGTCTCGACAGCAGCAAAGCGATCGTAGTAACCGGACAGAATTTTCCCGATGCCGTGTCTGTAGCTGCTTATGCTGAAAATGCTGGAATGCCGATTATCTATGTGAAAAAGAATCAAGTCCCTGAAGAAGTGAAAAACTATTTACAGCTGGCAGATATCACTTCTGCCCAAGTGGTCGGCGGTCCAGGAGCCATCAGTGAACAAACAGTAAATCAACTTGGGATTCAAACGTCCAGGGTAAATGGAACAAACCGCTATGAAACCAGTTTCCAGGTTATGAAGCATTTTGCGCCGAATAAACAAGGAGTTTTCTTTGCGACGGGGGAAAAGTATAATGATGCTCTAACCGGAGCCGCGTTAGCCGGGAAACGAAATGAAAAGGTTCTGCTTGTTAAACCTGATCACCTGGACAAGGCGATGGACTCGAGACTCTCTTATTTGCAAAAACTAGGAATCACCGACTATCGTATCTTAGGCGGACCAGGAGCTATATCTATGAAAACAGCGTGGCACATTGATCAAAGACTAAATAACTAG
- a CDS encoding cell wall-binding repeat-containing protein: MKFKRKALTVVAGAALVFSSFSGNFASKAEAALKDTKKAHPAISSSLRALSTSDQEKQELIIVTDGEADITSKLEDLGAKVLYNKNKYVYLAEIPTEKVIPVYYLDHVSAVTKNQTFKPAESPDPEMKTKTGKEAADVVKPSNVETHKPTDVNTFQNKYDGTGTRIAIIDTGVDPGHPAFQKTTSGKEKIAAVQDFTMQNELEGYFVADGDVMLDEKFDEGNSISTSESGTYTTSGIDSSDDAYYFGELKFAADPEEPEDLNADGQSNIKQNEKFGVLVAGEQLYIDKDLDKDFTDETPLALDATDTFDVDPSDEVPGANFRLNHFQKMKTDKVDMAYINFFADTGGGHGTHVSGITAANSPDGTKDDIYDADMNGVAPGAELVGLKVFRAGEGASSLSIMNAMAAAAMPKEENGYDADVANLSLGSVPDVNDGADAYNALIDVLSEDYGITYVISAGNSGPGLDTVGSPGTSDHAISVGAYINSEMWETEYGYFPYGKDDDGKRKEGEGLWYFSSNGPREDGAQKPDIVAPGAAYSTYPEQSGSYAVLQGTSMASPYVTGVVSLLKNATSKDRIPFSYKSVREALIQTAKPLDGYTRAAQGAGLINVQDAYDFLKTNFIKDMKTVDVEVNYGEKVAGGQGLYVRNKDLPDEVTMTLHNPSDEEKHLTLSHMADWFSLSEDEFTLKPNESKTITASYDSSKLEMGYNDGFIKVDDTSTPYVEARIPQTVVKPNEFTGDNHYRWNKTDQVQSSKTKSYFFDVKRGLDEIHFDLRSLQNKDEEYQGRVRMIVFDPDGREVSEFQGYAGYGGLDVESNTFESPKPGTWEVAVYGTASPKEDQVMNHYELKAMAQGFVKEPGFINLGVSNGQHTVNKDVTFTNFYSEDKKVYVEGGAFSKPNVEEDRILAPNKAYYYKEMTIKNNVSLDVRTYDPGVASDDVDLYFQKYNEEEGKYEDIGMSAGGSSDESISFKGLSDGKYRVAVFGFSGDINVDLFTKEVKVLDSDEEGEGSITVPDKTFTVPVSGDITANAEIVTPKDNEQYYAGIFLKDAETDETITTIPVYVQKNAVTTVAGTDRVKTAVEASNAMYPDGMPDEMDNKAVVIATANNFPDALSAGPLADAYKAPILLTNSGKPLTEGVVDEIKRLGAETAYIVGGDGVVSKEVVDQLRDLGMDANDVERLAGKNRYETNQKVVEKLADLGFGANGVFVATGEKFADALSAGPFAGENKMPIVLTQKNELPETTKDFLKGQDVYVLGGEGVVSKEVKSEIDQMSNSSERLAGTNRYGTLAEVLKTFATAKDTLFVSTGDKYPDALASTPLVNAKGGVMLLTHPDQLPREVDNFLNKYLYQSEVTNIVAVGGETAVSQDVKDTLLKKLSAE; this comes from the coding sequence GTGAAATTTAAAAGAAAAGCTTTGACAGTAGTTGCGGGAGCAGCTCTAGTGTTTTCTTCATTTTCTGGAAACTTTGCGTCCAAAGCAGAAGCTGCGTTAAAGGACACAAAGAAAGCGCATCCGGCTATCAGTTCAAGCTTGAGAGCTTTATCTACAAGCGATCAGGAAAAGCAGGAATTAATCATCGTTACCGATGGAGAAGCCGACATCACTTCTAAATTAGAAGACTTAGGTGCAAAAGTTTTATACAACAAGAACAAATACGTTTACTTAGCCGAAATCCCTACGGAAAAAGTCATTCCAGTTTACTATCTCGATCACGTTTCGGCAGTAACGAAGAACCAAACGTTTAAACCAGCTGAATCTCCTGATCCTGAAATGAAAACAAAGACAGGGAAAGAAGCTGCTGATGTCGTCAAGCCTTCAAACGTAGAAACCCATAAACCAACAGATGTAAACACCTTTCAAAATAAATACGATGGTACTGGTACAAGAATAGCAATCATCGATACAGGGGTAGACCCCGGGCACCCGGCGTTTCAAAAGACGACCTCTGGAAAAGAAAAAATTGCAGCAGTGCAGGACTTCACTATGCAGAACGAACTTGAAGGCTATTTCGTAGCTGACGGTGACGTCATGCTTGATGAAAAATTCGATGAAGGAAACAGCATTTCAACCTCTGAGTCAGGTACATATACTACTTCAGGAATTGACTCCTCAGATGATGCCTACTATTTCGGGGAACTTAAGTTCGCGGCTGATCCGGAAGAACCGGAGGATCTAAACGCCGATGGACAATCCAATATTAAACAAAATGAAAAGTTCGGCGTGTTGGTGGCAGGAGAACAACTGTATATCGATAAAGATTTGGATAAAGACTTTACCGATGAAACACCACTTGCTTTAGATGCTACAGATACATTTGATGTGGATCCATCGGATGAGGTTCCAGGAGCAAACTTCCGACTTAACCATTTCCAAAAAATGAAAACGGACAAAGTGGATATGGCTTACATTAACTTCTTTGCAGATACAGGCGGTGGTCACGGTACCCACGTATCAGGAATTACTGCAGCTAATTCACCAGATGGCACGAAGGATGACATTTATGATGCCGATATGAATGGAGTAGCTCCAGGGGCTGAACTAGTCGGCTTGAAAGTATTCCGTGCAGGTGAAGGCGCAAGCTCCCTGTCCATTATGAACGCGATGGCTGCTGCGGCGATGCCGAAAGAAGAAAACGGCTATGATGCGGATGTTGCCAACTTGAGCCTAGGATCCGTTCCTGATGTGAATGATGGAGCAGATGCATACAACGCCTTAATTGACGTTCTGTCTGAAGATTATGGTATTACTTATGTCATTTCTGCTGGAAACAGCGGTCCGGGACTGGATACAGTAGGTTCACCGGGAACATCTGATCATGCTATTTCTGTAGGGGCCTACATCAACAGTGAAATGTGGGAAACGGAATACGGTTATTTCCCATATGGAAAAGATGATGATGGAAAACGCAAGGAAGGTGAAGGTCTATGGTACTTCTCCTCCAACGGTCCGAGAGAAGATGGAGCCCAAAAGCCTGATATTGTTGCTCCAGGAGCTGCTTATTCCACTTACCCAGAACAATCCGGAAGCTATGCAGTACTTCAAGGAACAAGTATGGCTTCACCTTACGTAACTGGTGTTGTTTCCTTGTTGAAAAATGCGACTTCAAAAGATCGAATTCCATTTTCGTACAAGTCAGTCCGCGAAGCACTGATCCAGACGGCAAAACCGCTTGACGGATATACTCGTGCAGCCCAAGGTGCCGGACTTATCAACGTTCAGGATGCCTACGATTTCTTGAAGACCAATTTCATTAAAGATATGAAAACAGTAGACGTAGAAGTAAACTACGGAGAGAAAGTAGCTGGCGGACAAGGGTTGTATGTCCGCAATAAGGATCTTCCAGATGAGGTAACGATGACACTTCATAACCCGTCTGATGAAGAAAAACATTTAACGCTTTCTCATATGGCAGATTGGTTCAGCCTATCCGAAGATGAGTTCACCTTAAAGCCGAATGAAAGCAAAACAATCACTGCATCCTATGATTCTAGTAAACTAGAGATGGGATATAACGATGGTTTCATCAAAGTGGATGACACTTCTACTCCTTATGTAGAAGCAAGAATTCCACAAACAGTAGTTAAGCCGAATGAGTTTACGGGAGACAATCATTATCGTTGGAATAAGACAGATCAAGTCCAGTCTTCTAAAACAAAGAGTTACTTCTTTGATGTGAAGAGAGGATTAGATGAAATTCATTTTGATCTCCGTTCCCTTCAGAACAAAGACGAAGAATATCAAGGCCGTGTCCGGATGATCGTCTTTGATCCTGACGGAAGAGAAGTCAGTGAATTCCAAGGATATGCCGGCTATGGAGGTCTGGATGTCGAATCCAATACGTTTGAAAGTCCTAAGCCAGGTACATGGGAAGTAGCTGTTTATGGAACTGCTTCTCCAAAAGAAGATCAGGTGATGAACCACTACGAGCTTAAAGCAATGGCTCAAGGGTTTGTTAAAGAACCTGGATTTATTAACCTTGGTGTATCCAATGGCCAGCACACAGTGAACAAAGATGTGACCTTCACTAACTTCTATTCTGAAGATAAGAAGGTTTACGTGGAAGGTGGAGCATTCAGCAAGCCGAATGTGGAAGAAGATCGTATTCTCGCTCCGAACAAAGCCTACTACTATAAAGAAATGACAATCAAGAACAACGTGTCACTCGATGTACGTACTTATGATCCTGGAGTGGCATCAGACGACGTAGACCTCTACTTCCAGAAATATAACGAAGAAGAGGGTAAATATGAAGACATCGGCATGTCAGCAGGCGGATCTTCTGATGAAAGCATAAGCTTTAAAGGCTTGTCAGATGGTAAATACCGCGTGGCCGTATTTGGCTTCTCAGGTGACATTAACGTTGATTTGTTCACCAAAGAAGTAAAAGTACTTGATTCAGATGAAGAAGGCGAAGGTTCAATTACAGTGCCGGATAAGACTTTCACTGTACCTGTATCAGGGGATATCACAGCTAATGCTGAAATTGTGACTCCAAAAGACAATGAACAGTATTATGCAGGAATTTTCCTAAAAGATGCTGAGACAGATGAAACCATTACAACAATTCCAGTGTATGTTCAGAAAAATGCCGTCACTACTGTTGCAGGAACAGATCGTGTGAAAACTGCTGTTGAAGCATCAAACGCGATGTATCCAGACGGTATGCCTGATGAAATGGACAACAAAGCTGTCGTAATTGCAACAGCGAATAACTTCCCGGATGCTTTATCTGCTGGTCCATTAGCCGATGCTTACAAAGCGCCGATTCTTCTTACCAACTCTGGTAAGCCTCTAACCGAAGGCGTCGTTGATGAAATTAAACGCCTTGGGGCTGAAACTGCTTATATTGTTGGGGGAGATGGAGTCGTTTCGAAGGAAGTAGTCGATCAGCTGAGGGACTTGGGCATGGACGCTAATGATGTAGAGCGCCTTGCAGGTAAAAACCGCTACGAAACGAACCAAAAAGTAGTTGAAAAGCTGGCGGATCTTGGATTCGGTGCAAATGGTGTCTTTGTAGCTACTGGTGAAAAATTTGCCGATGCTCTAAGTGCCGGACCATTTGCCGGAGAAAATAAAATGCCAATTGTACTCACTCAGAAAAATGAACTTCCAGAAACTACGAAAGACTTCCTTAAAGGCCAGGATGTATATGTTCTTGGCGGCGAAGGTGTTGTTTCTAAAGAAGTGAAGAGTGAAATTGATCAAATGAGTAACAGCTCTGAGCGTTTAGCAGGTACGAACCGTTATGGTACACTTGCTGAAGTATTGAAAACGTTCGCTACGGCTAAAGATACGCTCTTCGTTTCAACGGGAGACAAGTATCCAGATGCCTTGGCATCTACACCACTTGTCAATGCGAAAGGCGGCGTTATGCTCCTAACGCATCCTGACCAATTACCTAGAGAAGTCGATAACTTCTTGAACAAGTATCTATATCAGTCTGAAGTTACAAACATCGTTGCCGTTGGTGGAGAAACGGCAGTCAGTCAGGACGTAAAAGATACCCTTCTTAAGAAACTATCAGCAGAGTAG
- a CDS encoding YveK family protein, whose protein sequence is MEETISLKEIGQVLKKRWLMIASLAIGALVIAALVSYFVLTPTYQASSQFIVNTKQNQSDSQFDVNDIRTNVELINTYNVIIKSPAILEEVVQEADLAVGADTLSQKLQVSSEQDSQVVTVTVTDTSQETAAVIANSVVEVFKDKVPKYMNVDNVTTLSDAEIASNPSPVSPKPYLNMAIALVVGLMVGVGLAFLLEYLDNTIKTEDELEQKIGLPVLGSIAHITEEDLPKTVNRDVSPRQKRGVKYAQQEKKTV, encoded by the coding sequence ATGGAAGAAACCATCTCGTTGAAAGAAATCGGCCAGGTTTTGAAAAAAAGGTGGCTGATGATCGCGTCACTTGCCATCGGGGCATTAGTGATTGCAGCACTTGTTAGTTATTTCGTATTAACCCCTACTTATCAGGCATCATCTCAGTTTATTGTAAATACGAAACAAAACCAAAGTGACAGTCAATTTGACGTTAATGATATTCGCACCAACGTTGAACTAATAAATACATATAATGTCATTATAAAAAGCCCGGCAATTTTAGAGGAAGTTGTCCAAGAGGCTGACTTAGCCGTGGGTGCAGATACTTTAAGCCAAAAGCTTCAAGTATCCAGCGAACAGGACTCTCAGGTCGTGACTGTTACAGTGACGGATACGAGTCAGGAAACTGCAGCGGTAATTGCAAACAGTGTAGTAGAAGTGTTTAAAGATAAAGTCCCCAAATATATGAATGTCGATAACGTGACGACATTATCAGACGCTGAAATTGCCAGCAATCCTTCTCCTGTCAGTCCAAAGCCATACTTAAATATGGCGATCGCGCTGGTAGTTGGATTGATGGTCGGTGTTGGTTTAGCTTTCCTTCTTGAATACTTGGATAACACCATCAAAACAGAGGATGAGCTTGAACAGAAAATTGGTTTACCTGTGTTAGGATCCATTGCCCACATAACGGAAGAGGATCTTCCTAAAACGGTAAACAGGGATGTCAGTCCCAGGCAGAAAAGGGGGGTAAAGTATGCGCAGCAAGAAAAGAAAACTGTCTAA
- a CDS encoding CpsD/CapB family tyrosine-protein kinase has translation MRSKKRKLSNKVKRTLITDVNPRSPISEQYRTVRTNLNFSAVDFDLKTMMVTSSGPAEGKSLTTANLAIVFSQQGNKVLLIDADLRKPTVHYTFHTQNTVGLSNYLIGDKSLDEITNETHIDNLDTITCGPIPPNPSELLGSKAMKQLIRESKNQYDLVVFDTPPVLAVTDAQIISSICDGTLLVVRNKQAEIDQVKRAKELLDQSNGRLLGTVLNDVERKKQNYYYYGT, from the coding sequence ATGCGCAGCAAGAAAAGAAAACTGTCTAATAAAGTCAAGAGGACTTTGATTACTGACGTTAATCCGCGATCACCAATTTCTGAACAATACCGGACTGTACGTACTAATTTAAATTTTTCTGCCGTGGATTTTGACTTAAAAACAATGATGGTTACTTCCTCGGGACCTGCGGAAGGGAAGTCATTAACAACGGCTAACCTGGCGATCGTCTTTTCACAGCAGGGCAATAAAGTACTGTTAATCGATGCAGATTTGCGTAAGCCAACCGTTCATTACACCTTCCATACACAAAATACAGTGGGCTTAAGCAACTACCTTATTGGCGATAAGTCTCTAGATGAGATTACGAATGAGACTCATATTGACAACCTGGATACGATTACCTGCGGGCCAATCCCGCCTAATCCTTCAGAGCTTCTCGGCTCAAAAGCGATGAAGCAATTGATTAGGGAAAGTAAGAACCAATATGACTTAGTTGTTTTCGATACTCCTCCAGTGCTTGCCGTTACAGATGCGCAAATCATCTCAAGTATTTGTGATGGGACCCTATTAGTCGTTCGCAACAAACAAGCAGAAATTGACCAAGTAAAACGTGCAAAAGAGCTGCTTGACCAGTCCAACGGCCGCTTGCTTGGAACGGTGTTGAATGATGTCGAGCGTAAGAAACAGAACTACTATTATTATGGTACTTAA